In Herbaspirillum sp. WKF16, one genomic interval encodes:
- a CDS encoding phospholipase D-like domain-containing protein yields MRHVNFTDGNEIALLHSGAGFYPALIAALDAARVEIYLETYIFAIDDTGILVRDALQRAAARGVVVYVINDWLGTGRVQTRQLKQTLGAAGVQHRAFNPWFRRGVARSHRKLCVVDRQVAFVGGLNINDDFISDSGHAIPLPAPRWDFAVRITGALVHEIYREMEAQWLRVGHMKIKARWENFKRLRHGSPMPVHGQTQAGLVVRDNFRNRRTIQRAYLQALGRARESAFLANPYFAPGRKMRRALEEAALRGVKVTLLLGVGQFTMQDAVAHHFYPKLLRAGVRIVEYTKTQLHAKVAVVDDKWSTVGSSNYDGLSLFVNQEANVVVEDQAFSQYLREEIEAGAAGGRVVHLSDFQHVPWYRRAAYGAAFLLYRTVIHVITLGQDA; encoded by the coding sequence ATGCGCCATGTCAACTTCACCGACGGCAACGAGATCGCGCTGCTGCACAGCGGCGCCGGCTTCTATCCGGCCCTGATTGCCGCGCTCGATGCGGCGCGCGTCGAGATCTACCTGGAGACCTACATCTTCGCCATCGACGACACCGGCATCCTGGTGCGCGACGCGCTGCAGCGCGCCGCCGCGCGCGGGGTGGTGGTGTACGTGATCAACGACTGGCTGGGCACCGGCCGCGTGCAGACCAGGCAGCTCAAGCAGACGCTGGGCGCGGCCGGCGTGCAGCACCGCGCCTTCAACCCCTGGTTCCGGCGCGGCGTGGCGCGCAGCCACCGCAAGCTGTGCGTGGTGGATCGCCAGGTGGCCTTCGTCGGCGGCCTCAACATCAACGACGATTTCATTTCCGACAGCGGCCATGCAATCCCGCTGCCGGCGCCGCGCTGGGACTTTGCCGTGCGCATCACCGGCGCGCTGGTGCACGAGATCTACCGCGAGATGGAAGCGCAGTGGCTGCGCGTGGGTCACATGAAGATCAAGGCGCGCTGGGAGAATTTCAAACGCCTGCGCCACGGCTCGCCGATGCCGGTGCACGGCCAGACCCAGGCCGGGCTGGTGGTGCGCGACAACTTTCGCAACCGCCGCACCATCCAGCGCGCCTACCTGCAGGCGCTGGGACGCGCGCGCGAGAGCGCCTTCCTCGCCAACCCGTATTTCGCGCCCGGGCGCAAGATGCGGCGCGCGCTGGAAGAAGCCGCATTGCGCGGCGTGAAGGTGACGCTGCTGCTGGGCGTGGGCCAGTTCACCATGCAGGACGCGGTAGCGCATCACTTCTATCCCAAGCTCTTGCGCGCCGGCGTGCGCATCGTCGAATACACCAAGACCCAGCTGCACGCCAAGGTCGCGGTGGTGGACGACAAGTGGTCCACGGTCGGATCCAGCAACTACGACGGCCTGTCGCTGTTCGTGAACCAGGAGGCCAACGTGGTGGTCGAGGACCAGGCCTTCTCGCAATACCTGCGCGAGGAGATCGAGGCCGGCGCGGCCGGCGGGCGGGTGGTGCACCTGTCCGATTTCCAGCATGTGCCGTGGTACCGGCGCGCCGCCTACGGCGCGGCGTTCCTGCTCTACCGCACGGTCATCCACGTCATCACGCTGGGCCAGGACGCCTGA
- a CDS encoding endonuclease/exonuclease/phosphatase family protein: MKLRVATYNIHKGVTSFGGRPRILALKQALAQLDADILFLQEVQGRHDLNALRHASNWPQQGQHEYLAGETHHAAYGMNAVYDHGHHGNALISRFEIASFRNQDVSDHAYESRGILHCVVPLDGAEVHCYVIHLGLFAGGRRRQIEALIEAVRSSSPPDAPLIIAGDFNDWTNQLSKTLYQSIGVVEVFDQPLAKAKGVMNGLRRMGGLSAPIRPARTFPAMMPWLRLDRIYLRGFKVDTAQVLSDGPWARLSDHAPIVSELQLA, from the coding sequence ATGAAGCTGCGCGTGGCGACATACAACATCCACAAGGGCGTGACCTCGTTCGGCGGGCGGCCGCGCATCCTGGCGTTGAAGCAGGCGCTGGCCCAGCTCGACGCCGACATCCTGTTCCTGCAGGAAGTGCAGGGCCGGCACGACCTCAACGCCCTGCGCCACGCTTCCAACTGGCCGCAGCAGGGCCAGCACGAATACCTGGCCGGCGAGACCCACCATGCCGCCTACGGCATGAACGCGGTGTACGACCACGGGCACCACGGCAACGCGCTGATCTCGCGCTTCGAGATCGCCTCCTTCCGCAACCAGGACGTCTCCGACCACGCCTACGAGTCGCGCGGCATCCTGCACTGCGTGGTCCCGCTGGACGGCGCCGAGGTGCATTGCTACGTGATCCACCTGGGCCTGTTCGCGGGCGGCAGGCGGCGCCAGATCGAGGCGCTCATCGAGGCGGTGCGCAGTTCCTCGCCGCCGGACGCGCCGCTGATCATCGCCGGCGATTTCAACGACTGGACCAACCAGCTCAGCAAGACGCTCTACCAGAGCATCGGCGTGGTCGAGGTGTTCGACCAGCCGCTGGCCAAGGCCAAGGGCGTGATGAACGGCCTGCGCCGCATGGGCGGGCTGTCGGCGCCGATCCGCCCGGCCCGCACCTTCCCGGCGATGATGCCGTGGCTGCGGCTGGACCGCATCTACCTGCGCGGCTTCAAGGTCGACACCGCCCAGGTCCTGAGCGACGGCCCGTGGGCCCGCCTGTCCGACCACGCGCCCATCGTCAGCGAACTGCAGCTGGCGTAG
- a CDS encoding LysR substrate-binding domain-containing protein has protein sequence MRISPLPPLPSLIAFEAAMRHGSFTRAAAELHLTQSAVSRQIAQLERFLGKKLFLREPRALRLTVSGQRYAELVQRLLVDCAEGTEDVMKRKGHQELTVACSSGVAVLWLTPRLARFRALHPDCHLRLIVNDRLAFLSETDFDMGIYFLRDGPPSGMAARRLYDEEVFPVCSPAYLAGRSLAPKDLQDETLLLLEDGQRQWMSWQNWLAHNGLPETRIEHQILSNQYPILLQLAMEGHGIVLAWRHMIDACMRAGLLVRACPASASLGGGYYAVWPRDRIEHAAARSFRNWLVAESEMPDAPA, from the coding sequence ATGCGTATTTCCCCGCTTCCCCCACTGCCTTCGCTGATCGCCTTCGAAGCCGCCATGCGGCACGGCAGCTTCACGCGCGCCGCCGCCGAACTGCACCTCACGCAAAGCGCCGTCAGCCGCCAGATCGCCCAGCTGGAACGCTTCCTCGGCAAGAAGCTGTTCCTGCGCGAGCCGCGCGCGCTGCGCCTGACCGTCAGCGGCCAGCGCTACGCAGAACTGGTGCAGCGCCTCCTGGTCGATTGCGCCGAAGGCACCGAGGACGTGATGAAGCGCAAGGGCCACCAGGAACTGACGGTGGCCTGTTCCTCGGGCGTGGCCGTGCTGTGGCTCACGCCGCGCCTGGCGCGTTTTCGCGCGCTGCACCCGGATTGCCACCTGCGGCTGATCGTCAACGACCGCCTGGCCTTCCTCTCCGAGACCGACTTCGACATGGGCATCTACTTCCTGCGCGACGGCCCGCCGTCGGGCATGGCCGCGCGCCGGCTGTATGACGAGGAAGTGTTCCCGGTGTGCTCGCCCGCGTACCTGGCCGGACGCAGCCTGGCGCCCAAGGACTTGCAGGACGAGACGCTGCTGTTGCTGGAGGACGGCCAGCGCCAGTGGATGTCGTGGCAGAACTGGCTGGCCCACAACGGCTTGCCGGAGACGCGCATCGAACACCAGATCCTCTCCAACCAGTACCCGATCCTGCTGCAGCTGGCCATGGAAGGGCACGGCATCGTGCTGGCCTGGCGCCATATGATCGACGCCTGCATGCGCGCCGGGCTGCTGGTGCGCGCCTGTCCGGCCAGCGCCAGCCTGGGCGGCGGCTACTACGCGGTGTGGCCGCGCGACCGCATCGAGCACGCCGCCGCGCGCAGCTTTCGCAACTGGCTGGTGGCCGAGAGCGAGATGCCGGATGCGCCGGCATAA
- the nudB gene encoding dihydroneopterin triphosphate diphosphatase — protein sequence MTQTKPYKIPESVLVVIHTAQREVLLIERADKPGFWQSVTGSKDTPEEDLSETARREVQEETGILVRAPGVESGHGEGRRLPAENLRDWQLSNIYEIYPVWRHRYAPGVTKNTEHVFGLLVPRDIPITLAPREHTRHEWLPLREAADRCFSPSNAEAILQLPSYMQA from the coding sequence ATGACGCAAACCAAGCCCTACAAGATTCCGGAATCGGTGCTGGTGGTGATCCACACCGCCCAGCGCGAGGTGCTGTTGATCGAGCGCGCCGACAAGCCCGGTTTCTGGCAATCGGTGACCGGCTCCAAGGATACGCCGGAAGAAGACCTGTCGGAGACCGCCCGACGCGAAGTACAGGAAGAGACCGGCATTCTGGTGCGCGCCCCCGGCGTAGAATCGGGACATGGCGAGGGAAGGCGGCTGCCGGCCGAGAACTTGCGCGACTGGCAACTTTCCAACATCTATGAGATCTACCCCGTCTGGCGGCACCGCTACGCCCCGGGCGTGACGAAGAACACCGAGCACGTCTTCGGCCTGCTGGTGCCGCGCGACATCCCGATCACGCTGGCGCCGCGCGAGCATACGCGCCATGAATGGCTGCCCTTGCGCGAGGCGGCGGATCGCTGCTTCTCGCCCTCCAACGCGGAGGCGATCCTGCAGCTGCCGAGCTACATGCAGGCGTAG